The following are encoded together in the uncultured Sphaerochaeta sp. genome:
- a CDS encoding TRAP transporter small permease subunit, which translates to MQRLHALGKKLIYVFDTLIPNVTFIIIFITFMLTIISRYILKTPVTWSYEVSILAYMWTMFFGVGKALQQKEHVVFSLLYDHVSPRKQLIFDILSNLLIVLLIGIALVPSVNSLLKKKMITGVLKIPYTVAFAPLIYMFVNVMIRSIIELRVYVNELIRIMRNPK; encoded by the coding sequence ATGCAACGATTACATGCTTTAGGAAAGAAACTGATTTATGTGTTCGATACGTTAATACCTAACGTAACGTTCATCATTATTTTTATAACGTTCATGCTCACTATAATTAGTCGGTATATTCTGAAAACCCCAGTAACCTGGAGTTATGAAGTGAGTATTCTTGCGTATATGTGGACAATGTTTTTTGGAGTAGGTAAAGCACTGCAGCAGAAAGAGCATGTAGTATTCTCTCTTCTCTATGATCATGTAAGTCCTCGCAAGCAGTTGATTTTTGATATTCTTTCAAATCTACTCATTGTCCTGCTGATTGGAATAGCTTTGGTTCCTTCAGTCAATTCACTACTTAAGAAAAAAATGATTACCGGTGTTTTGAAAATTCCCTATACTGTTGCATTCGCACCACTCATATATATGTTTGTTAACGTCATGATCAGAAGCATTATTGAGTTACGTGTGTATGTGAATGAGCTGATACGTATAATGAGGAATCCAAAATGA
- a CDS encoding sialic acid TRAP transporter substrate-binding protein SiaP — protein sequence MKRFTTILLVLLMVSVSAWAAGSKESAEKPVELIFTSISVSGDSHTEAMYVFADKVKELTNGSVEVKVYDNGTLFSSENEFDALVSGEADIAYLSFPTIATQIPSYSMFGSGYFFSSYEHMTATLNGSIADEHIWPKVREVINVQPLGSLYLGSRVINTRNRAINSYADMDGLLLRMPNSESWLFLGEALGANPTPLSFSELYSALQTGAVDGQDNPLPTVESAKFYEVTKYLALTNHVIDSVTPCVNLDKWNSMTKEQQEAVQEAMTIAIEYNDKTRLEAEASLVEFFEGEGLTVTTPDINEFRENVQAAYAANTKMVSSWDMDLYEQVQSLAK from the coding sequence ATGAAGCGTTTTACAACTATCTTACTTGTTCTATTGATGGTAAGCGTATCTGCATGGGCTGCAGGATCCAAAGAGAGTGCTGAGAAACCAGTTGAGTTGATTTTCACTTCGATTTCAGTGTCGGGTGACTCTCATACTGAAGCCATGTATGTGTTTGCTGATAAGGTCAAAGAGTTGACCAATGGTAGTGTTGAAGTAAAAGTGTATGATAATGGAACCCTTTTCTCTTCTGAGAATGAGTTTGATGCACTTGTAAGTGGTGAGGCCGATATCGCGTATCTTTCATTCCCCACCATTGCAACCCAGATTCCTTCCTATAGCATGTTCGGTTCTGGATATTTCTTCAGTTCATATGAGCATATGACTGCTACGCTTAACGGGAGTATTGCGGATGAACATATCTGGCCAAAAGTCCGTGAAGTCATCAATGTCCAGCCTCTGGGAAGCCTCTATCTTGGCAGTCGTGTAATCAATACCCGTAATAGGGCTATCAACAGCTATGCTGATATGGATGGTCTTCTGCTTCGCATGCCTAACTCTGAGTCCTGGTTGTTCCTTGGTGAAGCGCTTGGTGCTAATCCTACTCCTCTTTCTTTCAGTGAGTTGTATTCGGCATTGCAGACCGGTGCAGTGGACGGACAGGATAATCCTCTGCCAACAGTAGAAAGTGCAAAATTCTACGAAGTTACCAAGTATCTTGCTCTTACAAACCATGTTATTGACTCTGTCACTCCTTGTGTGAATTTGGACAAATGGAATTCCATGACAAAAGAGCAGCAGGAGGCTGTACAGGAAGCAATGACCATTGCTATCGAATACAACGACAAGACAAGGCTTGAGGCTGAAGCTAGTTTGGTGGAATTCTTTGAGGGAGAGGGCCTGACAGTGACTACTCCAGACATCAACGAATTCAGGGAAAACGTCCAAGCAGCATATGCTGCCAATACCAAGATGGTTTCTAGCTGGGATATGGACCTGTATGAACAAGTCCAGAGCCTTGCAAAGTAG
- a CDS encoding AraC family transcriptional regulator, producing MEEIIDSWCWEDHNKVITYDQHKIQGLKNITFSNPSTATPPSPEHYHADIIEIHCLIKGKRVCHVNNETYTVTGNEMFLTFPFEPHHTSRYHSSPYTFFGLQIDLKDQDHLLGLNVEYSRALYTLLTSCEYRHLRFPASDAQWLKQGFSYISDGNESSKMLGVQFFTSFLFKIQDFIPVKRDQKVIFDTNIKRVIDHIEKQDSENISLQELAAISGYSLSRFKSKFKEVVGFPPASYITLKKLEHAKQLLAHTDLSITQIAMDAGFSSSNYFCTKMKNLTSYSPIEYRRASRKNKVEQ from the coding sequence GTGGAAGAGATTATTGATAGTTGGTGCTGGGAAGATCATAACAAAGTCATTACGTATGACCAACATAAGATTCAAGGGCTGAAAAATATTACATTCTCCAACCCTTCAACGGCAACACCCCCCTCGCCTGAACACTATCACGCTGACATTATCGAGATCCATTGCCTGATAAAGGGCAAACGGGTCTGCCATGTAAATAATGAAACATATACGGTTACAGGCAATGAGATGTTTCTTACTTTTCCGTTTGAACCTCACCATACATCGAGGTACCATTCCAGTCCCTATACCTTTTTTGGTTTGCAAATTGATCTGAAAGACCAGGATCACCTTCTGGGCCTGAATGTAGAGTATAGTCGTGCTTTATATACACTTCTCACTTCGTGTGAGTATCGTCACTTACGATTCCCTGCAAGTGATGCCCAGTGGCTAAAACAGGGTTTTTCTTATATCAGTGATGGTAATGAATCATCAAAGATGCTTGGGGTACAGTTTTTTACCAGCTTCTTGTTCAAAATTCAAGATTTCATCCCCGTGAAACGAGACCAGAAAGTTATTTTCGACACTAATATCAAACGCGTTATCGACCATATTGAAAAGCAGGATTCGGAGAATATCAGTTTACAAGAACTTGCTGCCATTTCTGGTTACTCCTTATCGAGGTTTAAGAGCAAGTTCAAAGAAGTTGTGGGATTTCCCCCTGCCAGTTACATTACGCTGAAAAAACTTGAGCATGCGAAGCAGTTGCTTGCTCATACAGATCTCTCCATCACCCAGATAGCAATGGATGCGGGGTTCTCCTCAAGCAACTACTTTTGCACGAAAATGAAGAACCTTACTTCTTACTCCCCTATTGAATACAGGAGAGCATCTCGAAAGAACAAGGTTGAACAATAG
- a CDS encoding TRAP transporter large permease, protein MNIILLLFLVLAICFLIRMPVSFAMLIASISYFVMSGRNMEQVLSVLTGNMYSNYTMLAAPLFIFMANVMNEGEITDKLFRFCNGLFGRMRGGTAQVNVAASLIFSGMTGSAIADASGIGLMEIEQMKKEGYDTEFSCALTAASATVGPIFPPSIPMVIYAMISGASIGKLFMGGMVPGLILSLLLGIYVAVISFKRKYPRGEQMAFRMFLRVTLEAFPALFTVILLLGGIYLGVVTPTEAGALSSAYAILISILIYHNLGPKKMWRIIKKSAANTATLALLAGSSMLFSYIISLEQVPRVIAAFVMGLTENKYIFLFIVNIVFLLLGCVLDVSTIQLVFVPMVLPLVNAFGIDLVHFGVVICLNMMIGLSTPPFGMLLFIVSGLGKAKISGVIREIIPMIVVMIALLFAITYIPDIVMWIPNNLM, encoded by the coding sequence ATGAATATAATACTCCTGCTATTTCTTGTTCTGGCTATTTGTTTCCTCATTCGCATGCCTGTTTCCTTCGCCATGCTTATTGCCTCGATTTCTTATTTTGTAATGAGTGGCAGAAACATGGAACAGGTGCTTTCAGTTCTCACGGGTAACATGTATTCCAACTATACGATGCTGGCAGCGCCTCTCTTTATATTTATGGCCAATGTAATGAATGAAGGAGAGATTACTGACAAGTTGTTCAGATTCTGCAATGGTCTTTTTGGCCGTATGCGTGGGGGTACAGCACAGGTCAATGTTGCAGCATCCTTGATATTCTCTGGGATGACCGGAAGTGCAATTGCTGATGCTTCTGGTATTGGTCTGATGGAAATAGAGCAGATGAAGAAAGAAGGGTATGATACTGAGTTCAGTTGTGCTCTTACAGCTGCTTCAGCTACTGTTGGACCAATATTTCCTCCATCCATACCTATGGTCATCTATGCAATGATCTCTGGGGCGTCAATAGGAAAGCTTTTCATGGGTGGGATGGTTCCTGGTCTTATTCTTTCTCTCTTGCTCGGTATTTATGTTGCTGTTATCTCCTTTAAGAGGAAATATCCTCGTGGAGAACAGATGGCATTCAGGATGTTTTTGAGAGTCACCCTTGAGGCTTTTCCTGCTCTTTTTACCGTAATATTGTTGCTTGGAGGTATTTATCTTGGCGTTGTGACTCCCACAGAAGCTGGTGCTCTTTCTTCTGCATATGCAATACTCATCTCAATACTCATCTATCACAATCTTGGGCCGAAGAAGATGTGGAGGATCATAAAGAAAAGTGCGGCGAACACTGCTACCTTGGCATTGTTGGCTGGTTCTTCGATGCTGTTCTCCTACATTATATCGCTGGAACAAGTACCAAGGGTTATTGCAGCTTTTGTTATGGGCCTTACAGAGAATAAATATATCTTCCTGTTTATTGTCAATATTGTGTTCCTGTTGCTTGGCTGTGTACTTGATGTCAGTACCATCCAGTTGGTATTCGTCCCAATGGTACTCCCTTTGGTAAATGCCTTTGGTATTGATTTGGTACATTTTGGCGTTGTCATCTGCTTGAATATGATGATTGGACTCTCGACACCGCCATTTGGAATGTTGTTGTTTATAGTCTCAGGTTTGGGAAAGGCAAAGATAAGTGGAGTAATACGAGAAATAATCCCAATGATAGTTGTCATGATAGCGCTGTTGTTTGCTATTACTTACATCCCAGACATTGTGATGTGGATTCCCAATAATCTCATGTAA
- a CDS encoding glycoside hydrolase family 38 C-terminal domain-containing protein translates to MHKDSLTIHLIGNAHIDILWLWKWEEGVQEIRSTFASVLDRIEEHDDFVFTSACAYYYELVEKIDPLLFGRIQKAVKSGKWCIVGGWWLQPDCNAPSGESFVRQGLYGQTYFSSRFGVIAKHGYNVDSFGHHGNLPQILKKMEIDTYTYMRPGEHEKSIAKSLFQWKGIDGTKVLTFRIPPNYNNASDWGEGLKAKVDGLRVLSEHESIPLMGFYGVGNHGGGPTKENLRTLDTLIDEDDSIGYSDVGRFFSQITTDEGLPIVEGDLQFHAIGCYSAYSIIKRLNNSAEHLLMRTEKMIAVLSAIVEPEKGSYEIVREAWKKVLVNQFHDSLGGCSVPEAYDKVIQSYGWAMESADTLASLSLQKLASRIRTFQSGTTLLVWNPHPWKVTECIDINTVPTSITNENGDEVVYEIVPTNSIGNEYTHAARVCVQAPPLGYAAYHLNDTQARLDSGQLRSLQYLRTTTNIIEAGNFSCEIDQETGAIVSLKNVMNGKEYLGPKGIMPYVVDDISDTWSHALSSYQGKRTPMQLKTFQLVSSGPVSAEYEITYQGEHSFVVLRLKMYHQLEYLDLSARVVWNEHRKLLQLVIDTPFTDEVVNWKSEIPYGAIDRSKNGNEYPVQRWCWIGDIGGDGLLVINEGVYSASADKGALRLTLLRSPIFAHHEPAHPRPDLYPQYMEQGEHRFLFRLIPQDGGSSRTHDFGRASLQFNQRPQVLLESIHGGNLPLSSSYCELEGDPSLIISTIKRSEADDGWVIRVFESSGQEASGILHLRWLGVSKQIVLKPFALQTYFVSDISKSVLECNLLERPSQ, encoded by the coding sequence ATGCATAAAGATTCTCTTACAATTCATCTAATTGGCAATGCTCATATTGATATTCTATGGCTATGGAAATGGGAAGAAGGCGTACAGGAAATACGTTCTACGTTTGCTTCAGTTCTAGACAGGATTGAAGAACATGATGATTTTGTATTTACCTCTGCTTGTGCTTATTATTATGAACTGGTTGAAAAGATTGATCCCTTATTGTTCGGTAGAATACAAAAGGCCGTAAAGAGCGGCAAGTGGTGTATTGTAGGTGGCTGGTGGTTGCAACCCGATTGCAATGCTCCTTCAGGAGAATCGTTTGTACGTCAAGGACTATATGGGCAAACGTATTTTTCTTCTCGGTTTGGAGTAATTGCAAAGCACGGTTATAATGTTGATTCTTTCGGCCATCATGGAAATCTTCCCCAAATACTCAAGAAGATGGAAATTGATACGTACACATACATGCGCCCAGGGGAACATGAGAAATCGATTGCAAAAAGCCTATTTCAATGGAAGGGGATTGATGGAACCAAGGTACTGACTTTTCGAATTCCTCCTAACTACAACAATGCCAGTGACTGGGGGGAAGGGCTTAAGGCGAAAGTTGATGGATTGCGGGTTTTATCAGAGCATGAATCCATTCCTTTGATGGGATTCTATGGAGTGGGAAATCATGGTGGCGGGCCTACGAAAGAAAACCTGCGTACACTCGATACCCTTATCGATGAAGACGATTCGATAGGTTACAGCGATGTGGGAAGATTCTTCTCTCAGATCACCACTGATGAAGGTCTTCCTATTGTGGAAGGAGACCTGCAATTCCATGCCATAGGATGTTACAGTGCATACAGTATAATCAAGCGCTTGAACAATAGTGCTGAGCACCTGTTGATGAGAACCGAAAAAATGATCGCAGTACTTTCAGCAATAGTTGAACCAGAAAAAGGCTCTTATGAGATAGTGAGAGAGGCATGGAAGAAAGTATTAGTTAATCAGTTCCATGATTCACTCGGTGGCTGCTCAGTACCAGAGGCTTACGATAAGGTAATCCAATCGTACGGTTGGGCAATGGAAAGTGCCGATACCTTGGCGTCCTTGAGTCTACAAAAATTGGCTTCAAGAATACGAACATTTCAGAGTGGAACAACACTTCTTGTCTGGAATCCCCACCCTTGGAAGGTAACTGAATGCATTGATATAAATACGGTACCGACTTCTATCACCAATGAAAATGGAGATGAAGTTGTCTATGAGATTGTGCCAACCAATTCAATCGGGAATGAATATACCCATGCTGCTCGTGTCTGTGTACAGGCTCCTCCTTTGGGGTATGCTGCATACCATCTAAACGATACACAAGCAAGGTTGGATTCTGGACAGCTCCGTTCCCTTCAATATCTGAGAACAACCACTAATATAATTGAGGCTGGCAACTTCTCTTGTGAGATTGATCAAGAGACTGGGGCAATAGTTTCTTTGAAAAATGTAATGAATGGGAAGGAGTATCTTGGACCAAAGGGAATCATGCCCTATGTTGTTGATGATATTTCTGATACCTGGTCTCATGCTCTCAGTAGTTATCAGGGGAAACGGACGCCCATGCAACTGAAAACGTTCCAGCTGGTGTCCTCTGGACCAGTCTCTGCAGAATATGAGATTACCTATCAAGGGGAACATAGCTTTGTGGTACTGAGGCTGAAAATGTACCACCAGCTCGAATATCTTGATCTTAGTGCCAGAGTGGTCTGGAATGAGCATAGGAAATTGTTGCAACTTGTTATAGACACCCCTTTTACCGATGAAGTGGTCAACTGGAAGTCGGAAATTCCCTATGGTGCAATAGATCGTTCAAAAAATGGTAATGAGTATCCTGTGCAGCGATGGTGTTGGATTGGCGATATTGGTGGAGATGGGCTCCTTGTGATAAACGAGGGGGTTTATAGTGCAAGTGCAGATAAAGGTGCCCTACGATTAACATTACTCAGAAGCCCCATTTTTGCACACCATGAACCCGCACATCCGAGACCTGACCTATATCCACAATACATGGAGCAGGGCGAGCATCGGTTCCTGTTCCGCCTTATTCCCCAAGATGGAGGGAGTTCAAGAACTCATGACTTCGGTAGGGCTTCTCTCCAGTTCAATCAGAGACCGCAAGTCCTGCTCGAGTCAATACACGGAGGGAATTTGCCTCTTTCTTCCAGTTATTGTGAACTCGAAGGAGATCCATCCTTGATCATCTCTACAATCAAGAGAAGTGAAGCTGATGATGGTTGGGTGATTCGTGTCTTTGAATCATCGGGTCAGGAAGCAAGTGGAATCTTGCATCTCCGTTGGCTTGGTGTTTCAAAACAGATTGTACTGAAACCTTTTGCATTACAGACATATTTTGTTTCCGATATCTCAAAGTCCGTTCTTGAGTGCAATTTGTTGGAAAGACCATCACAATAA
- a CDS encoding alpha-mannosidase, producing MFTDFSLDKIARQTALLKKVRYRDGFTIPSLIATEEPVDTVQWSVMRPGEASTVMEAGDFWKGRDSYLWLHCDVTIPEEYRGKDIVGIFDFGRTGAGYNSGFESLLYVEGVPYQGVDTNHQEVFFKDEHIGRNLALDFRLWSGLEGGGEQEIQYHQIRKAGIYTLDPAIDKLFYLLSDWIEAIKIIPEERVVKHELQALLVETYRKLDFNLPLNSEAFSSSARSTLSFCLRELKKIDNDEKVKVGCIGHTHIDLAWLWRYKHTREKAQRSFSTVQQLMKRYPEYIFLQTQAQLYESVKHDHSALYEDIRAKVASGQWEASGSMWVESDCNIPSGESLTRQILYGKRFFRKEFGVDNNFLWLPDVFGYSWALPQILKKSGIDTFITTKISWNEINRMPHDTFIWVGIDGTEILTHFITTPDEEGVWKFYTYNGHIYPRTLKGIWNTYQDKALNHDLLLSYGYGDGGGGVTRDMLEHLRSTREIPGIPKPYTTRVDEYLEGLHQRLDDERVKLELKRWDKELYLEFHRGTYTSQAYVKYMNRRLELLYRDAEVLSSFRTIATRQWDSERWNSLQRGWKLILKNQFHDIIPGSSISEVYQDTQEEYEEAGTIGERAIRSLEKKGDSSIISVVNTTSWNRSGYITIDGCYEIVGENDCPVQYMGSSGSEQSLVWVPNINPLSTIQIRKKRETGAIRQDSGFTFSDNCLETPFYRITFNESGQISSMMDKNSNRELFFEDANVLQIFEDRPRNHDAWEMEASLDHRKELITNLQTMNVVEAGPLAAKIEFVWVYGSSRIIQNLIVYAKHKRVDFHTVVDWKERSKLLKVAFPVSVHANAARFDIQYGSLERSTHTSTSWDEAQFEVVGHQWADISEYGFGVALMNDSKYGYDIKHGVMRLSLLKGAEYPDPQADVGRHEFTYALYAHEKAWNESELIELAWDLNAPLQVLDGVLMEGDLFTISARGIALDAMKKCEEGDDLILRIHEMHGGRSNFSLQFSTPIKKWCEASLLEEPIGDWIEHSIIEREMKPFEIVTFRICI from the coding sequence ATGTTTACTGATTTTAGTCTCGATAAAATTGCCAGACAGACGGCCCTCTTGAAAAAGGTGCGTTATCGTGATGGTTTTACCATTCCCTCGCTTATTGCTACGGAGGAACCAGTAGACACTGTCCAATGGTCCGTAATGAGGCCGGGTGAGGCTTCTACTGTCATGGAGGCGGGTGACTTTTGGAAAGGGAGGGATAGCTATCTCTGGTTGCACTGTGATGTCACCATTCCTGAAGAATACCGTGGGAAAGATATAGTTGGAATATTTGATTTTGGACGAACAGGAGCAGGATATAACAGTGGGTTTGAGTCTCTTTTATATGTAGAAGGTGTGCCTTATCAAGGGGTGGACACGAACCACCAGGAAGTATTCTTCAAAGATGAGCACATTGGACGGAATCTTGCGTTGGATTTCCGACTATGGAGCGGTCTTGAAGGAGGAGGTGAGCAAGAAATCCAATACCACCAAATCAGAAAAGCAGGAATCTACACCCTTGATCCAGCTATAGATAAATTGTTTTATCTTCTCTCGGATTGGATTGAAGCTATCAAAATCATCCCAGAAGAACGGGTAGTAAAACATGAGCTGCAGGCTTTGCTTGTTGAAACGTATAGGAAACTTGATTTCAATTTGCCGCTCAATTCTGAAGCCTTTTCATCTTCTGCTCGATCAACACTGTCTTTCTGTTTACGAGAGCTCAAGAAAATTGATAATGATGAGAAAGTGAAGGTGGGTTGTATTGGACATACGCATATCGATCTTGCATGGTTATGGCGATATAAACATACCCGGGAGAAAGCACAACGCTCTTTCTCTACAGTCCAACAACTTATGAAGCGGTACCCGGAGTATATCTTCCTTCAGACACAAGCCCAGCTGTATGAATCTGTAAAACATGATCACTCGGCCTTGTATGAAGACATACGAGCAAAAGTTGCTTCCGGGCAGTGGGAAGCCTCAGGGTCAATGTGGGTTGAATCTGACTGTAATATTCCATCAGGTGAGTCTTTGACCAGACAGATACTCTATGGAAAACGTTTCTTTAGGAAAGAATTTGGAGTCGATAACAATTTCTTGTGGCTTCCAGATGTCTTTGGCTACAGCTGGGCGCTGCCTCAGATCTTGAAGAAATCAGGTATTGATACATTCATCACCACGAAGATTAGTTGGAACGAAATTAATCGAATGCCTCATGATACGTTTATTTGGGTTGGCATTGATGGAACAGAGATACTGACGCATTTCATTACTACTCCCGATGAGGAAGGAGTCTGGAAGTTCTACACATATAATGGACACATATATCCAAGAACGCTGAAAGGGATTTGGAATACCTATCAAGATAAGGCCCTTAATCACGATCTTCTTCTCTCGTATGGGTATGGAGATGGAGGAGGCGGTGTAACACGAGATATGCTTGAGCATCTCCGCTCTACAAGAGAAATTCCAGGAATACCAAAACCGTATACAACACGGGTGGATGAGTATCTTGAGGGACTTCATCAGCGCCTAGATGATGAGAGGGTAAAACTTGAGTTGAAAAGATGGGACAAGGAGCTCTATCTGGAATTTCATAGAGGCACCTATACTTCTCAGGCATATGTAAAATATATGAATCGTAGACTTGAATTGCTCTATCGTGATGCAGAAGTGCTCTCCAGTTTCAGAACCATTGCAACAAGACAATGGGATTCGGAGCGCTGGAACTCTTTACAGAGAGGCTGGAAATTGATACTCAAGAACCAATTTCATGATATCATTCCTGGTTCAAGTATCTCTGAAGTATACCAGGATACTCAAGAAGAGTATGAAGAGGCCGGCACTATTGGAGAGAGGGCTATCCGTTCACTGGAAAAAAAAGGTGATTCCTCAATCATTTCGGTTGTCAATACAACTTCTTGGAATCGTTCAGGATATATAACAATTGACGGGTGTTATGAAATTGTTGGGGAGAATGACTGTCCTGTCCAGTATATGGGAAGCTCTGGAAGTGAACAGTCATTGGTATGGGTTCCAAATATTAACCCATTGAGTACCATACAAATCAGGAAAAAAAGGGAAACAGGTGCAATCAGACAGGATTCTGGGTTCACATTCTCAGATAATTGCCTTGAGACTCCATTCTATAGGATTACGTTCAATGAGAGCGGCCAGATTTCTTCGATGATGGACAAGAACAGTAATAGGGAATTGTTCTTTGAAGATGCGAATGTATTACAGATCTTTGAAGATCGACCAAGAAATCATGATGCTTGGGAGATGGAAGCGTCCCTGGATCATCGAAAAGAGCTTATTACCAACTTACAGACAATGAACGTGGTTGAAGCAGGCCCGCTGGCAGCAAAGATTGAGTTTGTTTGGGTATATGGATCCTCCAGGATAATCCAGAACCTCATAGTGTATGCGAAGCATAAACGAGTAGATTTCCATACAGTTGTTGACTGGAAAGAGCGGAGCAAGTTGCTTAAGGTTGCATTTCCTGTCTCGGTTCATGCAAATGCTGCAAGATTCGATATTCAATATGGGAGTCTTGAACGATCAACCCATACCAGCACAAGTTGGGATGAAGCACAGTTTGAGGTTGTAGGTCACCAATGGGCTGATATCTCTGAATATGGTTTTGGTGTGGCACTCATGAATGATAGTAAGTATGGGTATGATATTAAGCATGGTGTTATGCGCCTCTCTTTGTTGAAAGGAGCAGAATATCCTGATCCACAGGCTGATGTTGGGAGACATGAGTTCACCTATGCTCTCTATGCACATGAAAAGGCCTGGAATGAGTCCGAACTAATTGAGCTAGCGTGGGATCTAAATGCTCCTTTGCAGGTGCTCGATGGTGTACTTATGGAAGGTGACCTGTTTACCATTTCAGCTAGAGGAATTGCTCTCGATGCAATGAAGAAGTGTGAAGAGGGTGATGATCTGATACTTCGTATTCATGAGATGCATGGTGGGCGAAGTAATTTCAGTCTTCAATTCAGTACTCCGATCAAGAAGTGGTGTGAAGCATCATTGCTTGAGGAACCTATTGGTGATTGGATTGAGCATTCAATAATCGAACGAGAGATGAAACCCTTTGAGATTGTCACGTTTCGGATATGTATATAG
- a CDS encoding dihydrodipicolinate synthase family protein — translation MNNGIADGVWPVMITPFTENNTIDYDGVLELLHWYDNQNVSGIFAVCQSSEMFFLTWKERLELITFIRKNLPRNLGLIASGHVEKDLQEQIRQANMFIETGIDSYVFISNQFASQDEGDDVAKKRIETLLSNIDGNSFGVYECPYPYKRLLTPELLSWCAKTEKFGFLKDTCCNLSELKAKIKAVEGTPLKIYNANAATLLESLKMGASGYSGVMANFHARLYVWLCANYAKQKETASQVQDLLGMASIVECQYYPVNAKYHCQLEGLDLNLFSRVQDFTKFTSSRRLEVEQLRRTVNLFETFVLGK, via the coding sequence ATGAATAATGGCATTGCAGATGGTGTTTGGCCAGTAATGATAACACCTTTCACTGAAAATAATACCATTGACTATGATGGCGTATTGGAATTATTGCACTGGTATGACAATCAGAATGTAAGTGGTATTTTTGCAGTTTGCCAATCGAGTGAAATGTTTTTTCTCACTTGGAAAGAGCGTTTGGAACTCATCACCTTTATTCGGAAAAATCTCCCTCGTAATCTTGGTCTTATTGCTTCAGGACATGTGGAAAAAGATCTTCAGGAGCAGATTAGACAAGCTAATATGTTTATTGAAACCGGTATCGATTCCTATGTCTTCATTTCGAATCAGTTTGCATCTCAAGATGAAGGCGATGATGTCGCAAAAAAACGGATTGAAACCTTGTTATCCAATATTGATGGCAACAGTTTTGGCGTTTATGAGTGCCCCTATCCCTACAAGCGTCTGCTAACACCAGAACTGCTTTCATGGTGTGCAAAGACAGAGAAATTTGGGTTTCTCAAAGACACCTGTTGCAACCTATCTGAACTGAAAGCAAAGATCAAGGCAGTTGAAGGAACCCCTCTCAAAATATATAACGCAAATGCTGCCACGTTGCTGGAAAGCTTGAAGATGGGAGCCTCTGGATACAGCGGTGTCATGGCAAACTTCCATGCCCGGCTTTATGTATGGCTTTGTGCAAATTATGCCAAACAGAAAGAAACAGCTTCACAAGTGCAAGATCTGCTGGGTATGGCCAGTATCGTTGAGTGCCAGTACTATCCGGTGAATGCCAAGTATCATTGTCAATTGGAAGGGCTTGATCTCAATCTTTTCAGTCGTGTGCAGGATTTCACTAAATTTACCTCCAGCAGGAGGCTTGAAGTCGAACAGCTTAGAAGAACGGTCAACCTATTTGAGACTTTTGTATTAGGAAAATGA